A genome region from Natronosalvus rutilus includes the following:
- a CDS encoding complex I subunit 1/NuoH family protein, giving the protein MTAAGLTPIQSDSGALLPERLGDLTGLNNLGFGGELIATLLAAALVGTLMLTMTAVAGPWAKRKITAAFTDRIAVNRIGPFGLLIIVADAVRLLSKELIVPENADRPAYDLAPIVIAASALLGFAVIPMGSGIHLADPEVGLAYVFAVAGIASVGLVMAGYASANKYSMLGGLRAVAQNVAYEIPLVVTGMSVVIFAGTLQMSEIVAAQAETLVSLGGLDIPMWYAFVNPFAFVLFLVANVAEVGRNPFDTPEAPTELVAGYQTEYSSVYFVLIYLGEFIHIFLGGAIIATIFLGGPAGPVLPGIVWFTIKIWGVFLFTQWLRSALPRVRIDQLIEIGWKGMLVLAFANLVFTAIIVGLLETDLALAMVIFP; this is encoded by the coding sequence ATGACCGCGGCGGGCCTGACACCGATCCAGAGCGACAGCGGCGCCTTGCTCCCCGAACGGCTCGGGGACCTGACCGGGCTCAACAACCTCGGATTCGGCGGCGAATTGATCGCGACGTTACTCGCGGCGGCCCTCGTCGGCACACTGATGCTGACGATGACCGCCGTCGCCGGTCCGTGGGCGAAACGAAAGATCACGGCCGCGTTCACCGACCGAATCGCGGTCAACCGAATCGGTCCGTTCGGCCTGTTGATCATCGTCGCCGACGCCGTTCGACTGCTCTCGAAGGAACTCATCGTCCCCGAGAACGCCGACCGACCCGCCTACGACCTCGCGCCGATCGTCATCGCCGCCTCCGCGCTGCTCGGGTTCGCCGTCATCCCGATGGGGTCCGGCATCCACCTCGCGGACCCCGAGGTCGGGCTGGCGTACGTCTTCGCCGTCGCCGGCATCGCCAGCGTCGGCCTCGTGATGGCCGGCTACGCCTCCGCGAACAAGTACTCGATGCTCGGCGGCCTGCGCGCGGTCGCCCAGAACGTGGCCTACGAGATTCCGCTCGTCGTCACGGGGATGTCCGTCGTCATCTTCGCCGGCACCCTGCAGATGAGCGAGATCGTGGCCGCACAGGCCGAGACGCTGGTCAGCCTCGGCGGCCTCGACATCCCGATGTGGTACGCGTTCGTCAACCCGTTCGCGTTCGTCCTCTTCCTCGTAGCGAACGTGGCAGAGGTCGGCCGTAACCCGTTCGACACGCCCGAAGCGCCGACCGAACTCGTCGCTGGCTACCAGACCGAGTACTCGAGCGTCTACTTCGTCCTGATCTACCTCGGGGAGTTCATCCACATCTTCCTCGGTGGGGCGATCATCGCGACGATCTTCCTCGGTGGCCCGGCCGGCCCGGTGCTGCCGGGCATCGTCTGGTTCACCATCAAGATCTGGGGCGTCTTCCTGTTCACCCAGTGGCTCCGCTCGGCGCTTCCGCGCGTCAGAATCGATCAGCTCATCGAGATCGGCTGGAAGGGGATGCTCGTGCTCGCCTTCGCCAACCTGGTGTTCACGGCGATCATCGTGGGTCTCCTCGAGACCGATCTCGCCCTCGCGATGGTGATCTTCCCATGA